The Hippoglossus hippoglossus isolate fHipHip1 chromosome 19, fHipHip1.pri, whole genome shotgun sequence genome has a segment encoding these proteins:
- the LOC117752748 gene encoding zinc finger protein 570-like produces the protein MSKLERLNARVAKLLTEAVQEVLEVVKETVSEYQEKAARTQRENKSLKRRLLELQDKITRESAPALPDSGSLPEEKPDPKTHEQDFSVPQRHNSGVTHTEQQPMSSHTPDHDMKQESREHEIHNNPESLAEFNLAQTSLEYCKAQPEEGMHITEEGTYVTEEAMTVQPSHSANREISSVSSDHLHNPPSICSLEVNLAAVNIEAELTNCSTSEPLPLQEQSPGCVDLSCNSSRHNPAEAPPPQVGADPYELVLAHSKHSIQRRHGFAKPNRTLFDVRRIKREDFTEDDTHLCVVCGKTFTRVGNLRIHQRCHTGEKPYGCVQCGRRFSQAGDLKKHKRVHTGEKPYYCNQCGKSFSRGENLKRHQKVHIGESLQIQQTWREQQL, from the exons ATGTCTAAACTTGAGCGTCTGAATGCTCGTGTGGCCAAGCTGCTGACTGAAGCGGTGCAGGAGGTTCTGGAGGTGGTGAAGGAGACGGTGTCGGAGTACCAGGAGAAGGCTGCcaggacacagagggagaacaaGAGTCTGAAGAGACGACTGCTGGAGCTTCAGGACAAAATAACAAGAGAGAGTGCAC CTGCTCTGCCTGACAGTGGATCGTTGCCTGAAGAAAAACCAGACCCAAAGACTCACGAGCAGGACTTCAGTGTCCCTCAGAGGCACAACTcaggtgtcacacacacagagcaacagcCGATGAGCAGCCACACACCTGACCATGACATGAAGCAGGAAAGCAGAGAACATGAAATCCACAATAATCCTGAATCACTGGCTGAATTCAACTTAGCACAAACATCGCTTGAATATTGCAAAGCACAACCTGAGGAGGGGATGCACATAACTGAGGAGGGGACGTACGTAACTGAGGAGGCAATGACTGTCCAACCATCACACAGTGCAAACAGAGAAATCAGTTCTGTCTCATCTGACCATTTGCACaatcctccctccatctgttcACTTGAGGTAAACCTGGCTGCCGTCAATATAGAAGCAGAgctgacaaactgcagcacatcAGAACCTCTACCTCTTCAAGAGCAATCTCCTGGATGTGTGGACTTGAGCTGCAACTCTTCTCGTCATAACCCTGCTGAGGCCCCCCCGCCACAAGTTGGCGCTGACCCTTACGAACTCGTCCTTGCCCACTCAAAGCACAGCATACAGAGGAGGCATGGATTTGCAAAACCCAACAGGACTTTGTTTGACGTGAGGAGAATCAAGAGGGAGGACTTCACGGAAGATGACACGcacttgtgtgttgtttgtgggAAGACGTTCACCAGGGTGGGGAACTTGCGAATCCACCAGCGCTGTCATACGGGGGAAAAGCCGTATGGCTGCGTACAGTGCGGGAGGCGCTTCAGTCAGGCAGGAGACCTGAAAAAACACAAGCGCGTCCACACGGGGGAGAAACCATACTACTGCAACCAGTGTGGAAAGAGCTTCAGTCGAGGGGAGAATCTGAAGAGACACCAGAAGGTCCACATCGGAGAGAGCCTGCAGATACAGCAGACGTGGAGGGAGCAGCAGTTGTGA